The Palleronia sp. THAF1 genome contains the following window.
TGGTCAGCGCTTCGCCGGTGCCGCGTGCGGTGCCGTCCCAGCCGCCGCCAGCGCCGCCCGGAATGATGAAGTGCAAGTCTTCCATGACCTGCTCGGACGTGTGCTGCTCGGCAAAGGCGATGCCGCCAAATGCGAAGGTGGCCGTCGCGGCCAGCATGGCGGCGCGGCGTGTAAAGGTGGTCTTCATTGGTATTCCTCCCGTTTGACAGGCGGTCGTGGACCGCCCATTCCTGTGTTCACCACAGCAAACTGACATGGACCTGACACGCTGGCGGCAGATCGAAGGATGCAGATGCGCTACCTCTTGGTAGAGGATAACTCTGAACTGGCCGACGCGATCATGAACCGTCTTGTCCTTGATGGTCATGCGGTGGACCATGCCGGTTCTGTGGCACAGGCCCGCGACTGGCTGGCCGCCGCGTCCTATGACCTGATCCTGCTGGACGTCATGTTGCCCGACGGCGACGGGCGCGACCTTCTGCGACTGACCCGCAGGGACAACGGCACACCCGTCATCATGCTGACCGCGCGGTCGCAGATTTCAGACCGTGTCAGTATGCTGGATCAGGGGGCCGACGACTACATCACAAAGCCTTTCGACTTTTCCGAACTCGAAGCCCGATGTCGCGCCGTTCTGCGCCGTCGCGGTGGCTCTGCCCGAAACGAGATCGCCATCGGAACCGCGATATTCGACCCCACGTCCGGCAGCCTGCGCATGGGCAACGAGACGACCGAACTTCGCAACAGGGAAACCCGCCTGCTGGAAACGCTCGTGCGCCATCCCGGTCAGGTCATGTCGAAGGATCGCCTGCTCGACAGCCTGTTTTCCTTTGATGCGGATGTCACCGAGAACGCCATCGAAGTCTACATCGGCCGTCTGCGCCGCCGCCTTCAGGGCACCCACGCGCGGATAGAAACGGTGCGCGGCATGGGCTACCGGCTCGACCTGCCGGAATGACGCCACAGGGTTCTATCCTTCGCCGCCTGACCCTGCTGCTGGCCGGGGTGGCGGCGGTGCTGTCGATCCTGTCGTGGCTTACGGTGTCCGACTTCGCGCGTCGCGCGGTGGGTCAGGCGCAGGACAACGTGCTGGCCGCATCGGTGACCAGCATCGTGGAGACGCTGCGCGCGGAAGACGGCGAGGTGCAGCTTGAACTGCCCTACTCCGCCTTCTCCATGCTGGGCGCGATCAGCGAAGACCGCGTGTTTTACCGCGTGACCGCCGACGGAGCCCTGCTGACCGGCTACGACGATCTGCCGAGTGTGGGCGCGGGCGAGGCGGACCCGACCCGCGTGACATTCGCGACCGACGGCTACGCCGGAGAAACGGTGCGCCTTGCAAACGCCACGCGGATCGTGGCGGTCGGCGGCGATCCCGTTCCGGTGTCGGTGACCGTTGCCCAAACGCGGGCCGGGGTGACGCAGGTGGCGTTGGACCTGTCGCGTCGTGCGGCGCTGATATCGCTGATCTTCTTCTGCATCGCGGTCCTGCTGTCGGCCATCGCCGCGCGTGCTTCTCTGCGACCCCTGTCCGATGTCACGGATGCCGTCGCGCGGCGCGGCCCGTCCGACCTGCGCCCCCTGCGCCGCCGTGCCCCGTCAGAGCTTGCACCTTTGATCGAAGCGCTGGACCGGCTGATTGTAAGACTGGCCGAGACCGTCAGCCGGTCCGAGGAATTCATCACCGAAGCCGCGCACCGCATCCGCACCCCGCTGGCCACGGTCAGGATGCAATCCGAACTGGCGTTGCGCGAAGCCACGACCGATCCGGACCGCCAACGCCTGCGCCGCATCATCCGCGCCGTAGACGAAAGCTCACGCTCGGCCGGTCAGTTGCTGGATCACGCAACGGTGGCCTTCCGGGCCGAGGATCTGGTGCGCGACCCCGTCGATCTATCGCAACTGGCCCTGCGCACCGTCGCATCGATCCGCCCGACCGCAACGATGCGCGACATCGAAATCACGCTTCGCACCGACCCCGCGCCCGTACTGGGCGATCCGGTCCTACTGGACACCGCGCTGCGCAACGTGCTCGACAATGCCGTCAAATACTCGCCCGAAGCGACGGATATCCACATCGCCACCGGGCAAGAGAAGGGCGAGGCCTTCGTGCGCGTCAGGGATCAGGGGCCGGGGTTGGGCAGCGGTGCGTTCGACGACCTGACAGAGCGCTTTCGTCGCGGCGATACGGCCGCCGAGCACGTCGGCTCTGGGTTGGGCCTGACCATCACGCGTGATGTCCTGAAAGCCCACGGGGGTCGGCTCATTCTAGAGAATTGCAACGGCATGGAAGGGAACGGCGCATGCGTATCGCTTATCTTGCCCTCGGGCTGATCCTGTCGCTTTGGTCCGGCGCAGTCGCTCAGCCGATGCTGGAGGATCGGCACGTCTACGAAGGAACCTCCGATCGTGTGCTGCGCATCCTGTCGACCGCCGATCTCGACGTGTTCGATCCCTACCTGACCGCATTTCACGACCGGAACCCCGCAATCGGCATCGACTACAGCGTCGTCTCGTCAGCCGATCTGGAACGCCTGATCCGCGACGGCGCGCCCTACGATCTCGCGCTGTCCTCGGCGATGGACCTGCAGTTCCAGCTTGCCAACGACGGCTACGCCTTGCGCTACCAATCCGAGGCGACGAAGCAGCTTCCCGACTGGGCCGTCTGGCGCGAGCTGATATTCGCCTTCACCGCCGAGCCCGCCGTGATCGTCATTTCCGAGGATGCGATGGGCGACCTTCCGATCCCCACGACCCGCAGCGATCTGATTACCTTGTTGCGCGACCACCCGGACCGGTTCCGAGGGCGGATCGGCACGTATGACGTGCGCGACAGCGGTCTGGGCTATCTGTTCGCCACGCAGGACGCTCGCGCGACGGAAGCCTACTGGCGATTGTCAGAAGTGATGGGCCGTCTGAACCCCAAGCTGTACTGCTGCTCTGGCGCGATGATCGATGAGCTGTCCAGCGGCGCTCTCGTGCTCGCCTACAATGTCCTTGGCAGTTACGCGCGCAACCGGCTGGCGACAGAGGGGGCGGACGACCTTCTTATCGTCGAGATGCAGGATTTCGCCAACGTCATGCTCCGCACCGCCATCGTGCCGAAACAGGCCGCGGCGCCCGAGCTTGCCGGTATGTTCATCGATCATCTGGTCCGCATCGGCCTGCGACCGATCCCTGGAAGCTGGCCTCTTCCACCGCTGAACGGCATCAATGCCGCCACTGACGCGCAAAGCTTCGGTCCGATCCGTCTGGGACCGGGGCTGATGGTCAATCTGGACCGACTCAACCGACGAAACTTCCTAAACGCTTGGGAAAACTCGATCCGCCAAACGCAGATAGGGGGTCGGTAAGAGCGGCGCCGTAGTCACATCCGATACGCAGTCATCCGCCCCTTTGCCTTCACCACGACCGCGTGGATGCCCTACTGCACGGGCATGTGCGATGACAGCTTGGAGTACCCGTTGGCGATCCAAGAGAGACTGGGATTGCAAAGCGGATACCGAGCCTGATCAAGCCTGCCTCCACCATCGAAACGCTGTTCGATCTGGCGGGCGCCACGGCGCACGCCTTGGTGTCAGAAAGAACTTCTTCAGGACCAGATGACCCAGATCCTGCGCACCATGCTGACGCCTTCCCTCTCGAAGAGTATCGCGCGGGAAACTGCGCGGGTACCAGCGTTTCGATGTTGATTGTTCGGGTTAGCAGAGCACGGTGCGGGGCGCGCACAGGTTTGCTCAGGGTCGGCGTATCGTCGAGCTTCGACATCACTCCCAGCTTTTCGCTAAGAAAGAAGACCGGTTTTGACCGCGAAAAGCGACACACCGCGGCAATTAGCTTACCCTCAAGGCCCGGCGCAAGATTCAGAAGTACAACTTTAACCGCCCCAGCCGGTTCGTTTTCTGGACGTATCAATGGGCACTGTCGGCCGGAACGGCCTAGCTATGCTTTGGGGGACCCGACACCCACATGCTGTTCATAGTGGTAAACATGTGCCCCTCGAGTCCTCGTCGATGCAAGCGAAGCCTGGGTCCTCCACTGGTGCAGTGCGGCGTCGCTTGAAATGCTATCCAGTCGCCAACAAGCTGCGACTATCGGCGTAGAACGCTTACTGGCTTCATACCCCGACTTCTGGTCAGGCGCCCCACGTCCGGATTGGACCAGTGTCGATATGGGTGAACGAGTCACCGTAGCGCCCGACGCCACCGATCTGCAGCCATTCGGCCACGTTCGCGACCTGCTGCGGGGGAACGCCGTCCAAGCGGATATCGGCTGCGCGACGCCGCATGTGATAGCTTTTGGTCGCGGCCCCGATTCCCTTGCTGCGCAGGTGTTGCGTGGTGCGGGGCGTCCGGAAACCCGACAGCAGCGTGATTTCGCCCGAGTGCCCGTTCTGGCGCGCGATCGTCGTAAGCGTTGCAAGGCCCCAGTAGATCCTGCGATCCATGTCGGGCGCTTCGTCCTCTCGCCAATCCCGGAAGACCCAGTCGAGCTTGCGGATCGCGCGCCTGCTCTCGCGACCGTTCTTCATGAACTGGACAGCGACACGCTCGTCGGTATGCGCGTTCTTGATGTTCAAGTAGCTGTCCACATGCGGGAAGACATTGTCGAGCCGGGTGTCCGCACGGGTCGGAGGCGGTAGCTCTTCGTAGGCGCGTCTGCCGCAGCCGGACAGAAGAGGCAGCGCGGCACTGGCTCCAAGGCCAAACAGGATCTCGCGCCGACCGAATCGGCCCTCGGAAGGGGTTTTTGTCTGCATCTTTTGCCTCGTTACTGCTCTGCCCCGTTTTCGGGGTCTCTCAGAAGAACCGCTTCCGCGCGTCCTGTGTGCACAGGATGAGAACCCAACACCTCTGACGCAAGCATTTTTCGGCTTTACGCGCGAGTTGGATGGCCCACGCGCTTTCAACATCACGCTCGGTAAGGTGTTGTGATGGCCATTTTGCACGAAGTGTGGCGGGGTTCCGCGGTGCGATTTCGGCAGGATAATTGGACCGGCCGTTGCAGTGGCCTCTTTCGACTGTCACGTCATCACAGGCGAGCCGAACGTGTGGATGGCCTCGGTCAGCGCCTCGGCACAGAAGTCGGCCTCCAGCCTGTTCGAGATGCGCCGATTCAGCTCCTTGTGGATGTGCCAATCCAAGATCGCCACGAGGTAGAGGAACCCACGTCGCATGGGCAGATAGGCCGTTTACAGTCTAAGGACGTCATTCACGTGTCGCACGGAGCAAACGCAAACCTTTGATTAAAAACGGGAATACGACCTATAGGGCGGTCTTGCCGCTCCGGAGACCACAGGCCCGGCGCAAAGGATCGCTCGAACCACGTCAGGTCGCGCAAAGCGTCCTTTACGACGCGTCGCCATGCGCACGGCGGTAAGAAAGGTGGGAGTCCGTCGTCGAGCGGAAGGCCGGGGCCGACCTGGCCAGTAAAGTATCCGTTGCAGCCCCCGCCGGGCTTGTCGAGATCAGCCGGGAGGGCGACGGCCCTGTTTGAAGCTACCGGAGCAGATCCCTGAAAACGAACAGATCGACACACTGCCGAAATCCACATCCGAACTGCTCTCATGAACCGCGTCTCAGCCGTCGGAATGGCTGAGATCGTTTGTGATGAATGAAATCGTAGGGAAACGGGGAAGTTCGCCTTCAGTCTGGGCCGCGCAACAACGCCGAATTTCTTGCAAATCAGCAAAGTAGCCCTTGTGACGGCATCTATCGTGCTCGCGCCACGGGCCTTTGGAAAATCTAGCCGTGCAATACGCAGAACCGAATCGGGCGTGCCGTCCACCAATTCTCATATCTGGTGAGCTTCGTGATCCCGTGATCAAACAGGTTTCCGCGCGCTTCTTTTCGAAAGCAATTGCTCGATCGACAAGAGGAGGGAGGTGAGAGGCTGGACAACGACCCAAGCGAGGCTCGTTACGGCTGCTTCCTTCCGGATCTGACCGGGTTGGCGAGGTGCCTGCCCGCGCCAACCTCTCGATGCTCATGTATCTGGGCGTGCCTCGCGTTTCAACCCCTGCTCAACGTCGGCGCAACCATCTCTGGATCGGTGCCCAGAGACAGGCGGTAGCTGTCCCAACCGTCCTTCGAAACCCGTGTTCGGACCAGCCCGACTGCACCGGCATCCGTGGAATACCCACGGGCCCCCTGCCCGATCCGGTGCATCGCGATGGCGTAGGGAATCGGCAGGAAATTGAAAATACGT
Protein-coding sequences here:
- a CDS encoding response regulator transcription factor translates to MRYLLVEDNSELADAIMNRLVLDGHAVDHAGSVAQARDWLAAASYDLILLDVMLPDGDGRDLLRLTRRDNGTPVIMLTARSQISDRVSMLDQGADDYITKPFDFSELEARCRAVLRRRGGSARNEIAIGTAIFDPTSGSLRMGNETTELRNRETRLLETLVRHPGQVMSKDRLLDSLFSFDADVTENAIEVYIGRLRRRLQGTHARIETVRGMGYRLDLPE
- a CDS encoding sensor histidine kinase — protein: MTPQGSILRRLTLLLAGVAAVLSILSWLTVSDFARRAVGQAQDNVLAASVTSIVETLRAEDGEVQLELPYSAFSMLGAISEDRVFYRVTADGALLTGYDDLPSVGAGEADPTRVTFATDGYAGETVRLANATRIVAVGGDPVPVSVTVAQTRAGVTQVALDLSRRAALISLIFFCIAVLLSAIAARASLRPLSDVTDAVARRGPSDLRPLRRRAPSELAPLIEALDRLIVRLAETVSRSEEFITEAAHRIRTPLATVRMQSELALREATTDPDRQRLRRIIRAVDESSRSAGQLLDHATVAFRAEDLVRDPVDLSQLALRTVASIRPTATMRDIEITLRTDPAPVLGDPVLLDTALRNVLDNAVKYSPEATDIHIATGQEKGEAFVRVRDQGPGLGSGAFDDLTERFRRGDTAAEHVGSGLGLTITRDVLKAHGGRLILENCNGMEGNGACVSLILPSG
- a CDS encoding ABC transporter substrate-binding protein, with the translated sequence MRIAYLALGLILSLWSGAVAQPMLEDRHVYEGTSDRVLRILSTADLDVFDPYLTAFHDRNPAIGIDYSVVSSADLERLIRDGAPYDLALSSAMDLQFQLANDGYALRYQSEATKQLPDWAVWRELIFAFTAEPAVIVISEDAMGDLPIPTTRSDLITLLRDHPDRFRGRIGTYDVRDSGLGYLFATQDARATEAYWRLSEVMGRLNPKLYCCSGAMIDELSSGALVLAYNVLGSYARNRLATEGADDLLIVEMQDFANVMLRTAIVPKQAAAPELAGMFIDHLVRIGLRPIPGSWPLPPLNGINAATDAQSFGPIRLGPGLMVNLDRLNRRNFLNAWENSIRQTQIGGR
- a CDS encoding YcbK family protein, producing the protein MQTKTPSEGRFGRREILFGLGASAALPLLSGCGRRAYEELPPPTRADTRLDNVFPHVDSYLNIKNAHTDERVAVQFMKNGRESRRAIRKLDWVFRDWREDEAPDMDRRIYWGLATLTTIARQNGHSGEITLLSGFRTPRTTQHLRSKGIGAATKSYHMRRRAADIRLDGVPPQQVANVAEWLQIGGVGRYGDSFTHIDTGPIRTWGA